A single Bremerella cremea DNA region contains:
- a CDS encoding ExbD/TolR family protein, with amino-acid sequence MRVPTNLKSGQAEFNMTPMIDVVFLLIIFFLVSSHLAKQESQLPLPLPTAESGQEIIDDQQPRVVVNIGADGSLSLAGHRVPPAELKERLVVERERIGEALEVRIRCDRETPFANVKPVMLAAAQAGIWNVAFSVIRPEDAAR; translated from the coding sequence GTGCGTGTGCCGACCAACCTCAAATCAGGCCAGGCCGAATTCAACATGACGCCGATGATCGACGTCGTGTTTCTGCTGATCATCTTCTTCCTGGTTTCCAGCCACCTGGCCAAGCAGGAATCGCAGTTGCCGCTTCCTTTGCCCACGGCGGAAAGTGGCCAAGAGATTATCGACGATCAGCAACCACGGGTTGTCGTGAACATCGGCGCGGACGGTTCACTGTCGTTGGCCGGACATCGGGTACCGCCGGCGGAATTAAAGGAACGGCTTGTCGTTGAACGTGAAAGGATCGGCGAAGCGCTTGAGGTGCGTATTCGCTGCGATCGTGAAACACCGTTCGCGAATGTGAAACCGGTGATGTTGGCCGCCGCTCAAGCAGGCATTTGGAACGTGGCGTTCTCGGTGATTCGCCCGGAGGATGCCGCCCGATGA
- a CDS encoding tetratricopeptide repeat protein, which yields MNIRLAISICLIALVPSGLWGQDTLEDDRLMISGLLDRQLFELAERYAAQRVVADQNSPPAQAEMAAELVRAYTLHALNARTGEQDRWWSSAAAVLPQFTQQFPDQPALVLVEVQDALSQLARVRLLRQEGEVLGDTDKLADAQHLALETLQRFTKLQDHVDQLLRESHNTSKKGGLSTDQLLALSRRVSLNAIQALEEQGLAYPPDSLDRTNSMALAVREIEPLTKLRPETGVLWPSLLLEIRALRSLGRLDQAEAKAARVLQLMPPPQVALAAQAEIVRAKLAQGELQAAIQLINQGRELDGQTSPEMDYACFETYLALWKEAEQEKKQDEIQKWQNRSAAVVKQLDQLYGPYWARRAEQQLTGNATSGGTQNVDLLRRTAEGYVRKKEWADAIKTYDLGVTAAHESLDINGEYELRLAAAAAAIQAGDLADGVKRLREAALAFPSADDASLRHLTAAYYQSMIARKSNPPDLEPYIALLKENLQRWPEGEAGNQAAMWLGQIEFTRGNWRAATEAYMKVPPTSSHFVLAVDGVRQSSLKWFQDAVSKDQLVQQDVQQIIDYFEQIVLRGQSVNQEWTPTMRAAAETAAQLWLNYGRNGYENARAILEVAQRSNPDAPEGWQSRLEALQVIALAGLGKLDEAKTRLKKAEDSSPFTLLETLQALGQMTSSASPQVRSQIAELELAVIGMLRPNFAQFDEPTRDVIAQQEAEALANSGKLEAGIRALQQIVQQKPNDIDAQISLARMLSRGTDKALQEQALTAWREVSRKSKSESPAWYEAKLEIARCHLKLGNPEEAKQIVRYLQTLYPDMGGPEMKARFVQLMQQGSRP from the coding sequence ATGAACATACGCCTAGCCATTTCGATTTGCCTGATCGCCCTGGTCCCCAGTGGTTTGTGGGGGCAAGATACGCTGGAAGACGATCGGCTGATGATCAGTGGCTTGCTCGATCGGCAACTGTTCGAGTTGGCTGAACGGTACGCTGCCCAGCGGGTGGTAGCCGATCAGAACTCGCCTCCGGCCCAGGCCGAAATGGCCGCCGAGTTGGTCAGGGCCTACACGCTACACGCTTTGAATGCACGTACCGGCGAACAGGATCGTTGGTGGAGTTCTGCTGCGGCAGTGCTGCCCCAGTTCACTCAGCAATTCCCCGATCAGCCTGCCTTGGTGCTGGTGGAAGTGCAAGATGCGTTGTCGCAGTTGGCCCGTGTCCGTTTGCTGCGGCAAGAAGGCGAAGTCCTGGGAGACACTGATAAGCTGGCCGACGCCCAGCACCTGGCCCTGGAAACGCTTCAGCGATTTACCAAGCTGCAAGATCACGTCGACCAGTTGCTGCGGGAATCGCACAACACCAGCAAGAAAGGTGGTCTCAGCACCGACCAGTTGTTGGCGCTATCGCGGCGTGTATCGTTGAACGCGATTCAAGCGTTGGAAGAGCAAGGGCTCGCTTATCCGCCCGACTCGCTCGACCGGACCAACAGCATGGCCCTGGCCGTTCGCGAGATTGAACCCCTCACCAAGCTGCGCCCCGAAACGGGCGTTTTGTGGCCGTCGTTGCTGTTGGAAATCCGGGCGTTGCGCTCGCTGGGGCGGCTCGATCAAGCAGAAGCGAAAGCGGCCCGCGTCTTGCAATTGATGCCACCACCTCAAGTTGCCCTCGCTGCCCAAGCCGAGATCGTTCGGGCGAAGCTTGCCCAGGGGGAACTTCAAGCCGCGATTCAACTGATCAACCAAGGACGCGAACTCGACGGACAAACTTCGCCAGAGATGGATTACGCTTGCTTTGAAACGTATCTGGCGTTGTGGAAAGAGGCGGAGCAAGAGAAGAAGCAAGACGAGATTCAGAAGTGGCAAAACCGTTCCGCAGCGGTCGTCAAACAGCTTGACCAACTATACGGCCCCTATTGGGCGCGCCGGGCCGAGCAGCAACTCACCGGCAACGCGACTTCCGGAGGCACCCAAAACGTCGATCTGTTGCGGCGGACGGCGGAAGGGTATGTCCGCAAAAAAGAATGGGCCGATGCGATCAAGACCTACGATCTGGGCGTAACGGCGGCTCACGAATCGCTTGATATCAACGGCGAATATGAACTGCGCCTGGCCGCTGCTGCGGCTGCGATTCAAGCGGGCGACTTGGCCGATGGTGTGAAACGCCTGCGCGAAGCAGCCCTGGCGTTTCCTTCTGCCGACGATGCCTCGCTGCGGCATTTGACGGCGGCCTACTATCAATCGATGATCGCTCGGAAATCGAACCCGCCTGACTTAGAGCCTTACATTGCCCTGCTGAAAGAAAACCTTCAGCGTTGGCCTGAAGGGGAAGCAGGCAATCAGGCCGCGATGTGGTTGGGGCAAATCGAGTTCACCCGAGGCAACTGGCGAGCCGCAACCGAAGCCTACATGAAGGTGCCCCCCACTTCCAGCCACTTTGTCTTAGCGGTCGATGGTGTGCGTCAGTCGTCGCTCAAGTGGTTTCAAGATGCGGTCAGCAAAGACCAACTCGTGCAGCAAGACGTGCAGCAGATAATCGATTACTTCGAACAGATCGTCCTGCGAGGGCAGTCCGTCAATCAAGAGTGGACCCCGACCATGCGGGCCGCCGCCGAAACGGCCGCCCAGTTGTGGCTGAACTATGGCCGTAACGGGTACGAAAACGCCCGAGCAATTTTGGAAGTCGCCCAGCGAAGCAATCCTGATGCACCAGAAGGTTGGCAAAGCCGGTTGGAAGCGTTGCAAGTGATCGCCTTGGCGGGGCTCGGTAAATTGGACGAAGCGAAAACCCGGTTAAAAAAAGCGGAAGATAGTAGCCCCTTCACACTCTTGGAAACGCTGCAGGCCCTCGGCCAAATGACCAGTTCCGCTTCGCCTCAAGTGCGTAGCCAAATTGCCGAACTTGAACTGGCCGTGATTGGAATGCTTCGGCCCAACTTCGCCCAGTTCGACGAACCAACCCGAGACGTGATTGCTCAGCAAGAGGCCGAGGCACTCGCGAATAGTGGCAAGCTGGAAGCGGGTATTCGAGCGCTACAACAAATCGTGCAGCAGAAGCCGAATGACATTGACGCCCAGATTAGCTTGGCCCGGATGTTATCGCGTGGCACGGACAAGGCGTTGCAAGAGCAAGCGTTGACAGCCTGGCGCGAGGTTAGCCGCAAAAGCAAATCGGAGTCGCCGGCCTGGTACGAGGCCAAGTTGGAAATTGCTCGCTGCCATCTGAAGCTTGGTAACCCTGAAGAAGCGAAACAAATTGTCCGCTATTTGCAGACCCTGTACCCGGACATGGGTGGCCCCGAGATGAAAGCTCGTTTTGTCCAGTTGATGCAACAAGGGTCGCGTCCTTAA
- a CDS encoding MotA/TolQ/ExbB proton channel family protein, translated as MANLTRIGIWSVCLVVLGLGMLGPGQAWFPATGPAPAIAQGTAPAETPANAPAPPPQKTGIVEIILSGGITGGLILIFLLALSMTAAYLVFEHIMTIRKSEIMPPELGDTVRDLLLQGKVQDAERVCRERPSFLSFVLLSGIAELDGGWNAVEKALEDATAEQSARLFRKIEYLAVIGNIAPMVGLLGTVTGMIFAFQQVAATQGAAGAGDLAEGIYQALVTTVGGLLVAIPSLGAFAIFRNWVDELVAEAAYVAQQVFTPLKRRKRQAAAQATRS; from the coding sequence TTGGCGAATTTGACTCGAATCGGAATCTGGAGCGTTTGCCTGGTGGTGCTCGGCTTGGGCATGCTTGGCCCTGGCCAAGCGTGGTTTCCGGCAACCGGGCCCGCCCCAGCGATTGCGCAAGGAACCGCCCCAGCGGAAACGCCGGCTAACGCACCGGCGCCACCACCGCAGAAGACCGGCATTGTCGAGATCATCCTGAGCGGCGGCATCACCGGTGGATTGATTCTGATCTTCCTGCTGGCCCTTTCGATGACGGCGGCCTATCTCGTCTTCGAGCATATCATGACCATCCGCAAGTCCGAGATCATGCCGCCTGAGTTGGGCGACACGGTGCGCGACTTGTTGTTGCAAGGGAAAGTGCAAGACGCCGAACGCGTTTGCCGCGAACGACCGAGCTTTCTTTCGTTTGTCTTGTTAAGTGGCATTGCAGAACTTGACGGTGGTTGGAACGCGGTTGAAAAAGCGCTGGAAGATGCCACCGCCGAACAGTCGGCCCGGCTGTTTCGCAAGATCGAATACCTAGCCGTGATCGGTAACATCGCCCCGATGGTGGGTCTGCTAGGGACAGTGACCGGGATGATCTTCGCCTTCCAACAAGTGGCCGCCACCCAAGGTGCTGCTGGGGCAGGCGACTTGGCAGAAGGCATTTACCAGGCCCTGGTCACCACGGTTGGTGGTTTGTTGGTGGCGATTCCATCGCTGGGGGCATTTGCCATCTTCCGTAACTGGGTCGACGAGCTGGTCGCTGAAGCGGCCTACGTCGCGCAGCAGGTCTTCACGCCCCTCAAGCGTCGCAAACGGCAAGCCGCCGCCCAAGCCACCAGGAGCTAG
- a CDS encoding ExbD/TolR family protein → MKRPSPYRDRQPLQIAMTPMIDVVFLLLVFFLWTASFQIVEYALPSSITPPNEIGSEAEKPLEVEDFDEVVVRITGQPGQFLYTINKASTSDLSEVENRLAALASIKNDIPLIIDPDDSVPIGRVIDVYDMSRRLNFQQIQFAVEPG, encoded by the coding sequence ATGAAACGCCCCAGTCCCTATCGCGATCGCCAGCCCCTGCAAATTGCCATGACGCCGATGATCGACGTTGTGTTCCTGCTGCTGGTCTTCTTTTTGTGGACAGCCAGCTTTCAGATTGTCGAGTACGCACTTCCTAGCAGCATTACCCCGCCGAATGAAATCGGTTCCGAAGCGGAGAAACCGTTGGAAGTGGAAGACTTCGACGAAGTCGTGGTCCGCATCACCGGTCAGCCAGGGCAGTTCCTGTACACCATCAATAAGGCCAGCACGTCAGACTTGAGCGAAGTAGAAAACCGCCTGGCCGCACTGGCTTCGATTAAAAACGACATTCCCTTAATCATCGACCCGGACGATTCGGTCCCGATCGGGCGGGTGATCGACGTTTACGATATGTCCCGACGCTTAAACTTCCAACAAATTCAATTCGCCGTCGAGCCAGGCTAA